Sequence from the Epinephelus moara isolate mb chromosome 19, YSFRI_EMoa_1.0, whole genome shotgun sequence genome:
TGGAGAACCTCACAGATGCAACACAGTTGGTGAAATTGCCCTTTCATGGCCATATTCCTCATTGACAAGTCTAATGAGAGGTGGAGCAGGCACAAGTATTCGTACAAACATGTTTAAGGGCGTTTCTGCATACATTTATGGCAAACTACAACAGCAATCaagatttataaaacagaatgaGGTGTGTGCACAGCTTTATAAATCTGCCACAAGGAATGCGTATATTTCTGTCTTGAATCTACACAgagttttatgcatctggcACCTGGAGTTTAAGCTTGCTAGATGTTGGACTGTCTTTATCAGCTAGTTGCCAAGTTTGTCTGtggtttggtgctgagcaggttgtgtacagtgggttcttttttctttctttactctcttctgaaatttgccacttGCTGCTGTTGCAAACCACACAGGAAAGGGGCCCAAAAGACAAGAAtctaaaagctctggagagctgcagagtttgGTGATAATTTGTTGTGGATTTCTTACCATTAGGGAGCCAGCCCGCGTTACATGTTGTCAAGCGGCTAACTGTCTTTAGGGACTGATTGTGAGGTTTGACTGCTTTAAGGCTCAGTGCCTGAGCCAGTATCCAAACCTCTGAGTTGCAGCCCACGTCTCAAATTTTGCAGAGCCACTCAGAaaatttacataaaaattcCACCTTtaacaaatacatgaaaatacCTGTAGttaatattgtttaaaaaaaaatcactgatcGGGCCACTAATGTATTTTCCTTTCCAAATCCTGAAGTATCATTCAGACTGTGACACCGATGACGTCCTGCCCACTGTGGATGTATTCATAACACTGTTTGCTCTctattcttcttttttaaataggCACTTTCTGATAGGGTCGCTGTTTCATCTAGTGTTTCATTTCAAGATGTCTCATGACTCATGACTCAGGGCTTTCAAGCTGCTCAGCCGTggcacaataataataactttatttaataATATCATAAAGAGCACTTCTCAATATTATGTTCAAAAGGAAGTAAAACAAAAGGAAAGTAAAAGAATGCAAGCTAACGATGCCTTTGTTGGTTACAGTacaaacaaaatacatacaGAGCTATACATCGGAAACATAACACAGTCATCAAAGGCTTTCAGAATATGTGGGTTGTTGTGTTTTGACTGTTTAGTATTGGTATGTTTTGACAGTTTACTAACCTCTGCACCAAAGAGAATAATTTGTTGTGGGTTAGGAACGTGCCAAGCGACAGGTGTACATCAGTATGTGTAGATAAAAGCATTATAGCCAAAATGTGTATGGCCTAATTTACTGAATTCACTTCACAGTATCTGTATTCATATCAGCCTCTATTTGCTGCTAATATTACATGaattcaactttatttttgtagtgGGGAAATGATCCTGCAGCACAGTATGATGGCAGCACTATCTCGCTGTAAAGAAAACCTTAAAATCAGTGTTAGTTTCTGCtttctgaatgaaaatgtgtaGGCTATTGTTTTACTGTACAGTGTAGCCCAGATGGTGCAGTGAATGGTAGTGAGAAGGAAATATTTGGCAGCATTTAgggattgtttgtttgtgtatacagTACCCACTGTGAGAGACGACCGCTTCTTCAGCCTTATGTGTTCCCGATCACCTCTATGAGCAAAGGATTAGCATGATTCAAGTCACAGACAGCTTCCCAGGCAAACCTACGCCTCCACTCATCCATTACAGTGTTGTTGTAACACATTCTTGGATGCTGCCTGATTAGATTGCAGCAGACATATTGAAGTGTGTATACAGATCGCGGGGCTGATTGGCATTCCTGCTTTTCCTTGGCCAGATTAATTTCTAATTAGCCATTTAGGATTTATTGGTTTTATTGAGCAGGACCCTCGCCGCTGTCCACTCGGAGAGATCAGGCCGTCGACCTTATTATACTGATAGCATTAACGTTACAGCGGCTGAATACTGGTCCTGTGTCTAGTAATGAAAATACGGAGACTGTATTTTCTGAATCTACATGCCTTTCGCAGTGCAGAATGCTAAGTGCTGAGCCTGTCAGGTCTCATTAGATTTGCCGTTCAACAGGTCTCCCtttgtcctgaatgttttataaaCCCTCCCCAAGTAGAGGAATCCTAGTACTGCCGCAAAGCTCAGAGGTCGCAGGGTTGTCTCCTGTGGTCATTTCATCGTCCAGCATACAATAAAAGCCCTCCCCCAATGTGATGACTGGTTTCAGGCctcaataaaaaagaaaaaaaaactaggtGCATTTGTGTGAGTAATAAAGTTGTCAGTCTCATCTGAGgaattattaaatattataaatCAATCCTGTCGTGTCAGCCCTCCTCCTGCTACAGCATCCATCTCTCACTTTGCATCAGTAGGGATGTATTTAATCACACTGCTGCTATTACAGCAGGTTGTGTGTCTGCAGATGAATTAACTCAATATGCAAAATGTATTAAAGGAGCAACTCAACAttcatttttgattattttcacaTTACATCTTGCTACTTTTCTTGACTGAAGTGCTGACATTTCCAATTCAGCAGCACATATGCTCCTCAAGGCTTCAGTGACACGTTGCCTTAGAGTTCTGAATTTGATCAGTTTTTGATTCGTAGAGTTGCAGACTGCCAGTTCATATGGCCcacattcatatgcagattGTGCTCAAATCTACTTTTGTTCTCCTGATAATTCCACTTTAGACAGGATTTCCTTGTTTGGCATATCAAAGAGCCCTCTCCCCCCATGACTCCCTCAGTCTCCCCCCTTTGCTCCCTCCATGCAGCAGCTCTGTAAACTCCTGCTGAACCCATCATGCAGACTGAGAGCACTCCTCTCGTCATCATTAGCACGCTGCTGCCAAGAAGTCGCCGCCATGGAAACAACCGTGCCTTCAGATAGATGGAGGCAGTGACAGTGGCACACTGTCTCATTCGTTTGGCAATGAATTTTTCATCAAACCCCCATATGTGCTTCTCTACGCTGTACTACAGAACAGGTTGTGGAGGTTTGGGAAATTCCCTCTGTACACATCAGTTGCTTCGCGACCTTTCGCTGACTGTGCTCTATTCTTTGTGACAATGTCGAAAGGTTAGCCTTTATATACTGTCTTCTGTCTGTTACTTTGAGAACACGTGTCATTCATGAGAAAGCCTTGGGCTTAGAGCCTCTCATAGGTTTTAATGTGACTGATGTAGAGTGACTATAATGTAGCCGCCTCCATTAGAAAATAAGTAGGGAACTGGGTGGCAGGTTAGCATATCAAACATGATACATGGAGCGACTCATAACTCCTGGATTGTATAATGATAATACAAGTTATCTCTTTAAGACGGGTCAAATGTCTGGATACAGCCTGTAATGTGTTAGAGGGTTATCATTACATGGAGATGGTAAGAAGTTGTGACAGCAGCAGATTGTACAGCAGTCACGCCTGGATCAGGATAGACAGTACATTTGTTGTACGTTTTCGGTGCAGGGTTTTTCCCAGGGAATAGTTTGGCTGCAATAGATAGCCAGACACATCTTGTGATCAGTTTAGTAAGTGCATGGCAGCCTAAACAATACCCATACTCATAAATATATCACCTTCCTAAAATAGCTCCTCTTCTCGCTTCCCTAAAAGTGCTTTATTTAAAGGTATACAATGCAGAATCATTGGTTAGTGTTTGTAAACATGCTCGCCAGCAAAAATGAAAGTAGTAGCCAACGCTTGATTGACCTTCGTTTGGTGTTtcgcctcgctatatttgcattcagagctgtgtctcttggatgcctggtGTTTACGGTCAGGCACCTGGACActacctcacctgagtgctgtggggttACCTGCCCATAatcagaaaatacaggcagaaaaatgcaccaccacacacttctagtgggtcctgagtgatgactgagagggattacttctgtatgagtctgtacaatctttttaggaaaatcctgcgtagtttgttttcatgaaaagttgggggtttttttctttttcttttatgatGACCATGAAAGTGGTGTTACGTCTATAAAACACTGCAGGAAAAGCCTGTATTAGTCTCCTAATTAGTTACGGAAAATTGTCTCCAGCTTCACCACACAGCATCAAAAACAATACAAGACAACCGGCAAAGACAAACAGCAGGGACACAGCATCAACAAACAAGATTTAAACACCACACAATACATAAATCACAGATTAAGATTATGCTGTGCGTTCTTTAGcattttataaaatgtgttAGGATATCTGCcatatttagtcatattttTTAACACTAAGACTTCTGTTCTCGATGAATGAGAAAGCATTTTTGAATGACACAATGCAGTAGGCGTGGTGTGTGATCATGTGGGATGACCATGTTAAAACCTTGGCCAGACTTCAGCCGTCCCGCAGTCTGACTCAGAGGGATTATTGTAGGTGCAAACCACCACCTGAGTGTGACTGGATTATGCACGCACATAACTGACTCGTCTGTTTCAGAGTTATTTCCCCTCAATTTATTGGACTCAGTGCACGTGCTTGTAGTGAAGGAGCTTCTGCATTCTTAATGGGTCACTGATTGTAGCTTTGGCAAACAGAGTGAGTTTCTGCATCAGTAACCTCTGGTGCTAATCAATGAAGTCTTGCGGAGTAGTGAAGGCACTCGGCACTTAAATGGCAGAATTACACAGCGACAGTCTGACTAATTTGTTTCCTTGCACACACTCAAAGTCCAAACGTGAGTTTTGGGTGCGTGTGTTTGGCTTTGATAACTGCTGTTGTTATTCAAGGCTTCGAATCTTGTCTTCTTGATTGTATCCTTGTTCCTTTATTCTCACGGGGAATTGTAATTCAGTGTTTGCAGCGAACCTTTGAATCCTCGAGTATGTTTTTGGCTGCACAATATTCCATTTTCTCCTTCATGTGTGCATTCATTGTAGCTTTACCCACAAACCCCCACCCCCGTCTCTTGTGAGTGGCTCACTGAGGTTGCAGGGTGAGCGAGTGTCGGGACCCTGCCGAAGGAAAGGTTGTGTTTGCCGGATAAACTGCTCAACTGGCCCAGCCTTGGCCATCTGCCTGACCCACTGAGCCTCTCTTTGTGCTCCCCAGCCCCATACAAACAGCTTTCATTACCAGGCCACACCACTTGTCTTTTAAATCAGCGGAGCACTCCAGCAGGCTGCACAGACAGCACAAGACAGCAGACACCTGATGGCAGCGCTGGCTGTTTTGTGTCGAGCATGGAGCTGAAACAAAGCCAGTTTTGGATATTTCCTCCTGAGGGACTGAGGACGTTTATCATGGCTGTTTGCTAGTTTGTCCACTGTCCACTTGTTCTCTCTGTAGAGCGGGTAAAACTGCGCTAAACCCCGTAGTGTCACCTGTAATTTCTTAACAGTGTGAATCTGAAACAGCTCCAGTGTGGAGTCAACCTTTGCTGAACTCTCTCTCTGACTGACTGCCTGGTTTGTCTCAGCAACAATTTTGTCTGCTGACGAAGACTCTCACTAGAGCAGTGCAGGCGAGAGTGTAGACATGGCACCCTCTGCTGTATACAAGCTGTAATGCATAATTTACATAGACCCCCTGACAACCTGTTACTGTCTGTGTTAGTCAGGAGTAGGCAAAGGCAGTTTTCTCTGCACAACCATCAGTGTAACAGTTACTGCAAGTTAgtatggcaaaaaaataaaaacctgaattACGGTGAAATGGAGCACAATAATTCTCAAACTATGCATTGTTGATTTTTTACATAATCTTATAgttaaatgatttaatttgtCGTGACATCCTCAGGTGATCATCGAGGTGACTGAGATGCTGCACAACGCTAGCTTGCTCATAGACGACATCGAGGACAGCTCCAAGCTGCGGCGAGGCTTCCCTGTGGCCCACAGCATCTACGGCATCCCCTCCGTTATCAACTCAGCCAACTACGTCTACTTCCTGGGGTTAGAGAAGGTGCTGACCCTGGAGCACCCTGAGGCTGTCCAAGTGTTTACCCGGCAGCTGCTGGAGCTGCACCGTGGTCAGGGCCTGGACATCCActggagggacaactacaccTGTCCCACTGAGCAGGAGTACCTCAACATGGTGCTGCAGAAAACTGGAGGGCTCTTCGGTCTGGCTGTGGGCCTGATGCAGCTCTTCTCTGATTGGAAACAGGACCTGAAACCACTCCTGGACACGCTGGGCCTCTTCTTCCAGATTCGTGACGACTACTGCAACCTGAGCTCTCGTGAGTACTCTGAGAACAAGAGCTTCTGTGAGGACCTGACTGAAGGCAAGTTCTCTTTCCTCACCATTCATGCCATATGGTCGCGTCCAGAGAGCACCCAGGTACAGAACATCCTGAGGCAGCGCACGGAGAACATGGACATCAAACGATACTGTGTGGACTACCTGGAGAAGGTTGGCTCGTTCGCCTACGCTCGTCAGACTCTGCGGAACCTGGAGGAGGAGGCCTACCGCCTCATCAAGGAGTTGGGGGGAAACCCTCAACTGGAGAGCCTCATCAAACACCTCAGCCAAATGCATCGTGAGGCTGAAGCCGCAGCAGTGTCCAGTACTGAGCCACACTCCAGCCAAAACTACTGACCTCCACATTTCACTGCTACACGCCTAGCCCCACAGAAGCTTTGCTAATATCCTGATGCAGATAGACCCACTCCCAAAAAGctcaactcacacacacaccagtatgTTACATTCACAAACTATTTAATGAGTCATAATTAATCATTCAACTCTAGCTCTTGAATTGTGGTAGACAGCTCTGACTGCATTCAGCAGCTATGAGACAGCGAAGCAGCCGCGAATGTTGCCTTTCTCCTTTGTGTGCTTGTCAGCATCCTTCAAGTGTTGCTCGACAAAACACACATCACCAGTTTTTGTATCCAATTGTAGCTGTGCAGTCAGAggaagaaataaattaaaaaatgaaacttcTTACGTCGGttttatgtttgctgttttgaaaatgaaaaatgacaagATGGCAACAAAGCTTAAAAGCCTTCCTTTTTGATGTGTACTACAGtgcatataaatgtatttttttatgttctgCCACCAGACGAAAATTGTTTATCTAAAGCCGAGTGtatgctgtgtgtttttttccgaAGTCCTTGTTTAAAATAAGACGTCTCTCTCGAGTGTATGATGTGCGATTTGGGGATTCTTAATCATTAAGCCGCCAAGAGTGCCAATCCTGTAGAAAAGACCTCTGCAACTCAATTGTCTACTTGTTATGTAACACGCTGGCATTATATGCAAAGTAGTGCTCATGCTGTTTATGCTCAGCTGTATATGAATACTCTGTTGATGTTTTGGGTTTATCGCAGTCTGCGTTTCCGTCTGGTTCAGATTCAACACAGCCCTTCACATCTCCAATATTGTATTAGGGTTATCCAGTTATGATATTTGTAAGTAGACACTGTGCTGCAGTTAAAAACTTCTTTGCATCTATTGAATAAAAAACTTTAAAGATAACCTGTGGGCATGTCTGACTTCTGAAACAAAATTTGACATCTCCCTGTGGCATctagtttagttttttattgttttgaacTGAACATGTTTGATGTGACGGGGAAGAGAGGGACGTTTCTCCAGAGATACGCAGCACCATCTACTGAGCACACGGGTGTAACTGAAAATCAAGATGTGACTCACAGAAAGTTGCTCTTCTACGCTGGACCTGATGTCTTATTTAAAAGCACTCTCCCAAACATTTACTCTGCGCACACAAACCTAACACACCATCACAAAACACAGAGCCATCATTATCCGCAGTGCATATTATCATAAGCCTTCTCCTGTTGCATCAGATCCATGCGTTTATTTTTCAAGGCGAGCTATACTTTTGCAACTCCACGCTGAATAGTACAAGCTGCTGATGCAAGTTATTACGCAATCGCCTGCCACGTGCTTCCTTTTGAGGAACCTTGACTGAGTGCTCACACAGGCTGGTTGCTATGGTCGTGGTGTGTCTTTTATTATGAGTTAGGTCTGAAACACAGGGCACCAGTCATCTAAATCCTGTATTATCTACTGCTTCTGTTAATACTGCTGAGTTTTTCCTCAGCTGCTGTAGTGGACAGAGGCTATCTGTCCCAGACAGCTCTGTTGACTCACTGAAGCTCTTGACAGCTCCAATTCAATTAATTACGTGTTTGTCGGATTGAATCGTGGGCTTCTCTGAAAATACATCTATtcgtcaaaatgtcaaattcaCGATAATCCGGGGGGAAACCGGTGCCTCTGCTAATTTCCCTTCCAAGCAGCCACAAGTGTGggaaaaatgtgatgcaaatgCTTTTCTGATTTGATAAACAGCGGAGACGTATGAAGTGGCTTTGGCAGAGCTGACTTAAGTCCATCACAATAATCAAAGCCTCTCACGGTTCTCATTCCTTCTCTCTCTAGGTTGACTAGATTGATTTTCTCCACCCACAGCGTTTGAGTTTTGTTTGAGAGCAAAACAGAATAGCTT
This genomic interval carries:
- the ggps1 gene encoding geranylgeranyl pyrophosphate synthase isoform X1; its protein translation is MDGTSEAASEAASERFLLEPYKYLLQLPGKQVRTKLSQAFNHWLNVPEDKLQVIIEVTEMLHNASLLIDDIEDSSKLRRGFPVAHSIYGIPSVINSANYVYFLGLEKVLTLEHPEAVQVFTRQLLELHRGQGLDIHWRDNYTCPTEQEYLNMVLQKTGGLFGLAVGLMQLFSDWKQDLKPLLDTLGLFFQIRDDYCNLSSREYSENKSFCEDLTEGKFSFLTIHAIWSRPESTQVQNILRQRTENMDIKRYCVDYLEKVGSFAYARQTLRNLEEEAYRLIKELGGNPQLESLIKHLSQMHREAEAAAVSSTEPHSSQNY
- the ggps1 gene encoding geranylgeranyl pyrophosphate synthase isoform X2; translation: MLHNASLLIDDIEDSSKLRRGFPVAHSIYGIPSVINSANYVYFLGLEKVLTLEHPEAVQVFTRQLLELHRGQGLDIHWRDNYTCPTEQEYLNMVLQKTGGLFGLAVGLMQLFSDWKQDLKPLLDTLGLFFQIRDDYCNLSSREYSENKSFCEDLTEGKFSFLTIHAIWSRPESTQVQNILRQRTENMDIKRYCVDYLEKVGSFAYARQTLRNLEEEAYRLIKELGGNPQLESLIKHLSQMHREAEAAAVSSTEPHSSQNY